The genomic DNA ATTCAGATACTCATTTTCAATCAAATACAGTGGAAAGTGGTGTTTGGCGTCCGATGAACGTTGTTGGTCGCGGCGACAGTGATGATCTTATTGCCAATGGCACCCGCTATTATATTTTTGATGAACAAAGGGACACACTAGGATCGACTTTTAGTGCTCAATATCGGCCTACAGATAACCTAGAAATGTTGCTTTCAGTTCTTTATGCAACATCAGACAGTGAAAGATTAGCAAACAGGAATGATATGCCTGTGGAAAATCCCGGTGATACGGTTAGTTTCAGTTCTGAAAACGGCATCGTAAATTCTGCGACTTTCACAGGGGTTCAGCAGCGTGTAGGAACAAACTATCTAACAACTGATGAAGACTTCACGCAGGTTACATTTGATACCAAGTGGGAGTTAAATGATCATTGGCAAATACGCCCATTTATCGGTTATTCAAAACGTGATGCTAAACGTCAATTTGACCTTTATTCATTTAGGTTAGCGGAGAATGGTGAGTTTGATCCAGGCACAGTTTCATATGATGTAAGAGGTGACTTTGTAGACTTTCAGTCGTCACATACAGACTTTACGTCGAACCCTGAGGACTTTTTATTCAATGTATTTATTTTGCGACCTTCAGTTGATGAAGATGAAGAAATTACAGGTAAGTTGGATTTCAGTCGTTATTTCTATGAGGGAGCATTAACCAGTATTGATTTTGGCTTTCGATATTCAGAACGAGAAAAAACTAGAGTACAAACTCAAGAGCGGCTTCAACGTTTACCGGGAACTAGCATTGAAGATATGCCTAGCTTAGCCGATGTGGCAATGACAATGCCTTTTGAGGTTGATGGTTCAACCGCACCGAGTTCACAGTTAGTGGCAGACCCTCGCTTAATTCAAAATGTTTTTTATCCTCAGGGCGATGCAGTCTCAGGCGCATTTATTAGACCATTACCAGGTTTTGGTGCATCTGAAAGTTGGCAAGTAAATGAAGATACGTTCAATGCATATATTCAAGCTAATTTTGATTTTGAACACACATTATTTAATGTTGGTTTAAGAGTCGTTAAAACCGATCAAACCGCAACGGGAAATACTGTCGAGAATCAATTCCAGCCAACTGAACGTATTACTCCAATTACTGTTTCAAATAGCTACACTGAGTATCTACCTAGTGCCAACTTAAGACATGAACTGAATGATGACTTGCTCTTGAGGGCTGCTTACTCTGTCACATTAACCCGCCCAGACTTACCTGCACTAGCACCATCTGAAACTATTCGTGGTATTGATGAAGGGGGTGGTACTGGTGCAAAGGGGAATCCTGAGTTAGAGCCTTTCACTTCTTCAAATTTTGATTTTGGAGTGGAATGGTATTTTGAAGAGGAGGCTCTTTTAGCTGCCAATATATTCTACAAAGATATCGAGGGATTGATTGACACAACTTCTTTTACTGAAGTGCGCTCATTTCCAAGGCAGTCTGATGGTGTCATTGTATCTGCTCCAATAATATTTACCCAACCGGCCAACGGTGTAGAGGCAAGTGTAAAAGGGGCTGAATTTGCGTTTCAAAAACCATTTACATTTTTGCCTCAAGGGATATGGCAAAACTTTGGAGGCCTGTTTAATTTAACGGTTACCGACAGTGAGGCTGACTTCAATACTGAAGATGATGTGAGAAGTAGTGGCTTACCTGGGTTATCAAAGTTAAGTTATAACGCGTCTATTTACTATGATGATGGTGCGCTTGACATGCGTCTTTCCTATGCTTGGCGTGAGCGGTATCTTGCTCAATTCTCGGATGATTTTGGTGTCCCAAGATTTATTGATGACTTTGGCCAGTTAGACTTATCTGCAAACTACCGTGTTAATGATGATCTGCAATTTCAAATGCAAATCTTGAATTTAACTAATGAGCAAATGATAAATCAGGCGACCTCGCGTTACTTGCCATATGGGGTGAGTGAACTTGATCGCAGAATTTTATTTGGTGTTCGATATAGCTTCTAGAAGCACTGATAATGGCTGATTTCCCTATTATCAGTTCCAGTAGACTGGCCTGCCCGCCAGTCTACTTTTTATAGAAAAGTTTAATGAAGCAGGTGGTTAAATTGTTAAAATTATTGAGTTGCGTCATCTTTGGTTTGTTAGTATCCCAAGTTACTTTAGCTAACACAGTTATTGAGCTTACTAAAGGTGTATATTTTGAAGAGATAGTTGTTAGAGCTTCTGATAAAGCTAGTTTTGTAATTAAAACTCAGCCGTATCAGTTGGCACACAGTGATAGTGTTGAAAAGGTCTTGGCCGAATTTTCAACAAGGCATAATCTTTCAC from Pseudoalteromonas sp. N1230-9 includes the following:
- a CDS encoding TonB-dependent receptor translates to MIKINKFKLNLFTLALASSGLLVGHSALAQASNEDSESQLEVIEVQGVRASLNRALGQKREAVEVTDSISAEDLGKFPDLNISESLQRVPGVTLNRNSNGEGQAINLRGLGPQFTRVEVNGMSGTSNGSGGRFSTSSGGRGFNFELLAAELFSNVTVKKTPTAKQTEGGMAGVVTLETPKPLSYEGTKFTVSAQGNYSEILDEVDPRGSLFFSHNIDNTLGFSASVAYSDTHFQSNTVESGVWRPMNVVGRGDSDDLIANGTRYYIFDEQRDTLGSTFSAQYRPTDNLEMLLSVLYATSDSERLANRNDMPVENPGDTVSFSSENGIVNSATFTGVQQRVGTNYLTTDEDFTQVTFDTKWELNDHWQIRPFIGYSKRDAKRQFDLYSFRLAENGEFDPGTVSYDVRGDFVDFQSSHTDFTSNPEDFLFNVFILRPSVDEDEEITGKLDFSRYFYEGALTSIDFGFRYSEREKTRVQTQERLQRLPGTSIEDMPSLADVAMTMPFEVDGSTAPSSQLVADPRLIQNVFYPQGDAVSGAFIRPLPGFGASESWQVNEDTFNAYIQANFDFEHTLFNVGLRVVKTDQTATGNTVENQFQPTERITPITVSNSYTEYLPSANLRHELNDDLLLRAAYSVTLTRPDLPALAPSETIRGIDEGGGTGAKGNPELEPFTSSNFDFGVEWYFEEEALLAANIFYKDIEGLIDTTSFTEVRSFPRQSDGVIVSAPIIFTQPANGVEASVKGAEFAFQKPFTFLPQGIWQNFGGLFNLTVTDSEADFNTEDDVRSSGLPGLSKLSYNASIYYDDGALDMRLSYAWRERYLAQFSDDFGVPRFIDDFGQLDLSANYRVNDDLQFQMQILNLTNEQMINQATSRYLPYGVSELDRRILFGVRYSF